TTGAGTGACGCATCGGTATGTGATTTGAAATACTCCGTAGCCGCCTCATTGCCTCCATTTAAAATGGTTTTGGCATCCGCAAGACTCATCTTTTTGATAGCGTCAATAAAAATTTCAGCTGTTTTTGGAGCTGCTTTTGAGGCTGCAGTGTTCATGGATTGAATCAAATCATCTGCAATTTTATCACCTCCGGCTTTGCGCACCAACGACTCAACCTTTTGTAGCGTCTCAGGCAATGGGATTTTCACTAAGTTATTATTCAGATACCCATCTTTTTTACCTAAACTTGTTGTGGCATATTGAACACCTTTTTGCAAGGCTTCTTTTAGCGCGCTGGAGATGGTATCGTTGCTTAGAGCACTCTTTGAACTCTCCGTATTGCTTGCTGTATCTGTTGTGGTACTTTTCACCACACTTTTGGCAAAATTTTCCAGATTAAAACCAAACAATATCGAAACGGAAACGAGTAATAAAATACATAATTTTTTCATCATCTTGATCCTCAAATTTTATTTAATTATACACTATTTTAGCTGTATTCATGTGATAATTCAATGCAATATCATGAAAAATGACCCTGAATACAAAGGTGCCTTGATAAGCCAAACTTCTCATCTTCGATAAAAATATGATACAATTTTTACAAATCTCTTTTTCAAGATGATTTCAAAAACACGCAAACGCAATCTAGGAGGTAAGAGATGCAATTAAAATTTTTGGGCACCGCAGATAGTGGTGGGATTCCTTCTCACAATTGTATGTGTAGTATCTGTCAAGATTACCGAAAAAAAGGCGATGTCAACCTCGCTACTGCGGCGTATATTGAATGTGATAATGGAGAGATTATTTTGCTTGATGCAGGAGTGGAAAATATTGCTACGATTTTTGATGGACGCAACATCAAGGCAGTATTTTTGACACATTTTCACGCCGACCATGTTATGGGATTGTTACGACTTCGGTACAGCAGCCATCCAATCGATTGCTATCATCCTAAGGATAAACTAGGCTTTGCTGATATTTATAAAAATCATCGTGCCCTCAATTTTCAAGAGAACACACCCTTTCAAGGCATCACACACAATGGCATCACATTTTTTCCTGTGCCCCTATTTCACTCCAAAAACACCACCGGATACATCATCCAATCCAACGATGAAACCATCGCCTATCTCACCGATTGTGCAGGTATGAGCGAGGAATCCTTGAATTTTATCAAAAGTTTTGATCTTGATACGTGCTATCTTGATGCTTGCTTGGCTCCGAATTTTGACAATGGCAACCATCTCAATTATGAGCAGGCCACCATATTGCTCGATGATATTGGGGCAAAAAATTCACATTTAATACACAGCAGTCATTATACATTGGATTACATCAAAACCAATCATGTCACGCTGAAATATGACTACATCCTACCCCATCACCTCTCTTCTTAGATAATCGTTCCATTAGCCGCTAGGATATCTTTACCCTCTTCGCTAATCTTATCAATATCCCAAGGGGGATCAAAAACAAGATTGACATAAGCCTCATCGATTTGATCCATCGATTTAACGATAAATTTCACTTGGTCGACTAACATATCAGAGACCGAACATCCCGGAGCCGTCAACGTCATATCGATGAGACAGTAGGTATAATTGTTCTCTTCTTCAAACTTTATGTCATAAATCAAACCCAAATCATAGAGATTTATCGGTATCTCAGGGTCATAAATCGTTTTGATATTCTCAATCACTGCCTCTTTTAATTTTTCTTCTACTTCTTTAGTCATGATAAGCCTCTTGTGCATAAGTTTTGATTCTCTCAATCATACTTTTTAAACCATTTTGACGATTGGGTGTGATAATCTCTGAGAGTCCGAGAACTCCTAATCTATCGGTATCAAAATCAACAATTTCTTTCGGTGTCAGATCTGAAAATATCTTGATAATTAACGCCACTAAACCTTTGACGATGACGGTATTACTATCGCCTCTAAAGATTAATTTCCCATCTGTATTTTCACAGATAAGCCACACTTGTGAGGTGCATCCTTGAATCAGATATTGTTCTTGTTTTTCATCCTCGCTCAAAGGAGAAAGCGCTTTACCTGTATCGACTAGATATTCATATTTTTCAAGTTCATCATCAAAAAATGACAACTCTTCTACAATCTCTTCTATTCTGGTTTCTATCTCGCTACTCATTATTATCCTTTTAATATCTGCAAGGCTCTTTTGAGATTCTTGATGAGCATATCTATGTCATGCAAATCATTATAAATTCCCAAACTCACTCTTGCAGTCCCCTGTAATCCTAACTTTTTCATAATCGGTTGCGCACAATGGTGTCCGTACCGGATACTCACATTCATCTTATCGAGCAATACGCCTACATCATCTGCCATAGCTCCTTTGACATTGAAACTCAAACTTCCAATACAATTGATACTATCGGTGTAGAGTTGTATGTCTTCAATCTCGCTTAATTGTTCATACATATACTCATAGATTCCCGCTTCATAATCGATGATGCGATCATATTCTAGCATCTGTATAAATTTTAATGCTTGAGCGAATCCAATAACTCCGGCGATATTTTGTGTTCCTGCTTCAAATTTAAAAGGAGAATCTAACAAAATACTGCGGTCATAGCTCACATCACTAATCGTCGCACCGCCGGTTTGATAGGCTTTGACATCTTTGAGATGTTCTTTTTTGATATACATCGCTCCAACACCGGTAGGACCATAACTCTTGTGTGAAGAGAGGGCATAAAAATCGACATCCAAATCTTGAACATCCACATTAAAATGCACCAGACTCTGCGCACCGTCTATCATGACAGGCACCCCATATTTATGAGCAATATGGATAATATTTTTAACCGGATTGATTCTTCCAAATGCATTGGACACATGCGTGATGCTCACAAAAGCATTGGGATTTTCTTGCAACAATTGTTCAAAGTGTTCCATATCAAAAGAGAGATTCTCATCACAATTTACCACTTCTAAGCCCTGATGCAAACTTCGGCCTTGCATATGCCATGGCACAATATTAGAGTGATGCTCAAGCGAGGAGATAATCACCGTGTCAAAACGATCTTTGACAAACGATGAGGCAATAAAATTCAAAGATTCAGTGACCCCTTTGGTAAAGATAATCTCCTCATCATGAGCGGCATTGATAAATGATTTGAGCGTGCTTCTGGCATTTTCAAATTCCGTCGTTGCACGGTTGGCATTACCAAAATTACTTCGATGTGTATTGGCGCAGTATTTTGTATAATACTCCTGCACGGCCTCAAGCACGACTTTTGGTTTTTGAGTCGTGGAGGCACTATCTAAATAGATATTTTTATTATCATGAAAATATTCAAAATATTTTTTGTACACGAGCTATTCCCCTATAAAACGAAGTGCGAGTTCTTTCATCGACTCGTTTTCAATTTTTTCGATTACTTGTAATTCTATCGCATTGATGAGCATTTTCTCTGCATCTTGCAATTTTATACCGCGACTTTGCATATAGTAGAGTGCTTCTTCATCCAAAGAACCACTAGTCGCTCCATGTGCTGCTTCTAACTCATCAGTATGCAAGATCAATTTTGGATTGGCATTGATGCGTGCGCCATCTTTTAGTAAAATGGTTTGAGAGTTTTGAAATGTCTTGGAAAACCTAGCATCATGATTGACCGTAGATTTGACTTCAAACAGTGCTTGTGAGGCATCATCTAGGAGATGTTTGCTAGAGATATAACTCTCCGTATATTCTCCATCATGAACAATAGAGATGATATTCCCACTTCGGTTTCTACCGCTCAATTTCAAAATACTTTCAAATGAAAAAGTCGTATGGGCCTGTGCGAGTGTCGCGTTGATAATATTCAAAGCCGTATGCGAATCTAGCTCAAGTCCGACGATATGACAGCGTCCTGATTCATCCAGTATCGGCTCAATATTGGTAATCAAAGTATTCTCACCACGAGATCGCTCTAGCTTTGTATAATCGAGTGTCGCATCTGCTTTCACACTCAAACGCACATTGGCATTGACAAACGCTTGTCTCACATCTTCTTCCACATGAACGGCTACTATCTGTGCGTGTACCTTTTCATTCACGACGATGTGAAGTGACGTCGGGATAAAAGCATCATGCCCACTATAAGCATTGACAATCATCAAAGGCTTATCCAAATTTGCATCAATAAAAAGCGTGGTCTCCTCTTCAAGATAGGATTCACTCAGATAAAACAAAGCATTCGGACTTTGATGTGGTGTTTTTGTCCCTTGCGTACATCGTACCTCATTAGGCAAAATGGAGTGCGCCAAATCAGGAGTCCCATTGAGGATATATAATGTATAGAAATTGGCATCGCGTTTGGCATTTAATGCCTCAGAAAACGCTACTTTAGCCGTAGTCGTAGCAAAATCCTGATTCAAAACGGCATGAATAGGAAATTCTCGAAACTCTTCTGTCCGCTTGTGGGGCAATCCAATCTCTTGAAGTCGTTTGTAAGCGTCGCGATCTTTTATCGCAAGATCTGAGTTTAGATCATTTATTTTCATGACCCGTTCCTATCCCCTCATATCCTTGTTCATCAATCTTTAATGCGAGCGTATAATCACCACTCTTGACGATTTTACCGCCGCTGAGTACATGCACAAAGTCGGGTTTAATCAGCTCCAATAGACGATCATAGTGTGTAATCATAAGCACAGAACGCTTGCCATCTAAAAGGGATTTGACGCCATTAGCAATCATCTTGATTGCATCTACATCCAGTCCTGAATCAATCTCATCTAACAAAATCAAATCCGGCTCCAAGGTCAGCATTTGCAAGAGTTCATTTTTCTTTTTTTCACCCCCGGAAAACCCTTCATTGACATCTCTTTTGAGCATTTTATCATCCAAACCAAAGGTTTTGACTGTGGATTTTATCTTTTTCAAAAATTGTGCGATATTAATCTCATCTTCTTTATGATGCGCTCGTTTGGCGTTGAGCGCTGTTTTGAGAAAGTACATATTATTAACACCAGGGATTTCAGTCGGATTTTGGAAACTCATAAAAATTCCCTCATTAGCCCGTTCATCCACACTCATATCCATGAGATTTTTCCCTTTGTATTGCATCTCTCCACCGGTTACTTCGCAATCAAAATGCGCACTGAGGGTCTTCACCAAGGTTGATTTTCCTGCGCCATTGGTCCCCATCAATGCATGTACTTCACCTGGATTAATCGTGAGGTTCAAGCCTTTTAAAATCTCTTTGTCTTTGATTGATACATTTAAATTTTTTATTTCTAACATCAGTTTTCCTATCCTACGCTGCCTTCCAATGAGATGCTAAGAAGCGCTCGTGCTTCTACTGCAAATTCCATTGGTAATTCTTCTAAAATCTCTTTACAAAATCCATTGACTATGAGAGACACCGCATTTTCTTGTTCAATCCCGCGTTGGGTAATATAAAAAAGTTGCTCATCGCTGATCTTTGAAGTCGTCGCTTCGTGTTCAATCTTGGCACTTTTATTTCTCACATCTTGATATGGGAAGGTATTAGCTGAGCAATCACCTCCGATTAAGAGTGAGTCACATTGTGAAAAATTTCTCGCATTTTCAGCATCTTTTCCAACTTTAACCAAACCACGATAAGCATTGACTCCTTTGAGGGCAGACACTCCTTTTGAGATGATAGTGGACTTGGTATTTTTGCCTAGATGAATCATCTTGGTTCCGGTATCGGCTTGTTGCGATAATGATGTCAGTGCAACCGAATAAAATTCTCCCACACTCTCATCTCCTTTTAACACACAACTTGGATATTTCCATGTCAAAGAGGAGCCAGTTTCTACTTGTGTCCATGAGATTTTCGAGCGATCGCCCTTGCACAAACCTCTTTTGGTTACAAAATTGTAAATTCCCCCTTTGCCATTTTCATCGCCGGGATACCAGTTTTGAATCGTCGAATATTTTATTTGTGCATCTTTGAGTGCTACCAATTCAACTACCGCAGCATGGAGCTGGTTTTCATCACGCATCGGAGCGGAACAGCCTTCATTATACGAGACATAGCTACCTTCATCTGCGATGATCAAAGTCCGCTCAAACTGTCCGGTATTGAGGGCATTGATTCTAAAGTAGGTCGAAAGCTCCATCGGACATTTTGTATTCTTTGGAATATACACAAACGAACCATCGGTAAAAACAGCACAATTAAGTGTCGCAAAATAATTATCATTATAAGGGACTACCGAAGCGAGATATTTTTTCAAAAGTTCCGGATGTTCACGCGCGGCTTCGCTGATAGAACAAAAGATAATCCCTTTTTCACTGAGTTCTTTTTGAAAGGTTGTCTTCACAGAAACCGAATCAAACACAGCATCCACAGCAATTCCTGCTAGTGCTTTTTGCTCTTCAAGAGGAATACCCAATTTATTGTAGGTATCCAAAATTTGAGGGTCTACTTCATCAAGCGAATCGGGCCCTTTTTTGGGAGCTGAATAGTAACTAATACTTTGATAATCAATCGGGTCATGCTCCAAATCCGCCCAATGAGGCTCTTCCATCGTCAACCATTTTTTATACGCTTTGAGTCTAAAATCAAGCAGCCAATCGGGTTCTTCTTTTTTGGCAGAGATTGCCTTGATAACATCTTCATTCAAGCCGGGAGGAAAAGTATCGGATTGGACCATCGTCTCAAATCCCAAGGCATAATCATTCGAAATTATGTCTTTTACAATTTTGTTTTCCATTTTTTGTTCTCCTAGTCTTAATAGGATACTTTTTATCCTATTTAAATTTGAGTATACCACAAAATTATTAAAAAAACATTAGTTTTATTATATATTTTATTTTATACAAATATGGGTAAAATATCAATATATTTTTATCAAAAAGGAAGTATCGTGCCCAAACGATTAAAAGGCTTGTATGCCATCACAGATGAGCGATTGACACCAGAGAATACGATTATAGACCAATGTCATGAGGCCTTAGATTGTGGCATCAAAATCTTGCAATATCGGGATAAGACACACAAGGATGAGGAGATTGAACAAACTTGCGCTACCTTGCAAGCGTTATGTCAACGGTATGAGGCAGCCTTCATCATCAACGACCGTCCCTATCTTGCACAAAAAATCAATGCCGATGGTCTGCATGTAGGAAAAGATGACATGAGCCTAAGCAAAACACGTCAAATATTTACAGATGGGATGATTGGAGTCTCTTGTTATGGTAGTCTTGAAATGGCACAAGAGGCACAAAAGATGGGAGCGACTTATGTCGCATTTGGTGCTTTTTTCCCGACACCAACAAAACCCGATGCAGGCGTCTTTCCGATGGAAGTTCTCTCACAAGCCAAAGCACACCTCTCACTGCCTGTGTGTGCTATCGGCGGTATCAATATCCAAACGATTCAATCCATCAATCATCACCAACCCGATATGCTTTGCTGTGTGAGTGCTATATTTGCCGGCAATATTAAAGATAATATTCAGCAACTTAATCAAAAGATACAAAGAGGATTTTAGGATGAGGCGCTCTCATCCTAAAGTTGGTTTAGCTATTGGCTTCTTCCAAAGCGGCTTGGACGTATAATTCACGTAGTTTTGTTGCCATAGGACCGGGTTTTCCATCGCCGATTTTTTGACCGTCAATCTCGATAATTGGCAATACAAATACCGTAGCACTTGACATAAAGGCCTCATCGGCATCAAGCGCTTCTTCTAAAGTAAAGAGTCGCTCTTCTACTTTGATATCATGATCTTTTGTCAAAGACATCAAAATCTTGCGGCGAATTCCCGGAAGGATGAGATTGGAAAGTGGGCGCGTGATAATCACGCCATCTTTAACGATATAGGCCGATGAAGAGGTTCCCTCTGTGACAAAACCATCTTCAATCATCCAACCTTCAAAAGCACCTTTTTGATGAACTTCTTCTTTGGCAAGAACTTGTCCTAGAAGTGAGATGGATTTGATATCCCGTCGTTTCCATCTAATATCGGTGACACTTGAGACTTTCACACCGCTTTTTGCTAAAGGCGTATGGATAATCTCTTTTTTGAAAATAAAAGCCATAAAAGTGCTCGGAGTATCACTCGGAAAGAAAAATTCTCGCGGTGCAACCCCTCGAGTCACTTGCATATAAATGCCCCCTTCTACTAAATTGTTTTTTTCAATCAAGGTATTCAAGATTTCCATAACCTCTTCGCGATTATAAGGAGATTGCAACTCTATTTTGCTCAAACTTCCTTCAAATCGCTCAAAAAACGGTGCTTTATCCACAACTTTTGAATTAATAACAGGAACCACTTCATAAATCCCATCACCAAAAAGAAATCCTCTATCAAAGATTGATACTTTTGCATCTTCTTTTTCTAGATAATCACCATTTAAAAACACTATATTACTCATCGTTATACTCCATTTTTATATTAGATTACGCAAAGATTGTCGTTTAGTTTGTCACTTTCAAATCAACATGATCTAATAAGAATTTTTTATTTCTACTATTATTTATAATATCCATAGCACTAATACCTGTGGCATTTTTACTACGTACAATCATCGTGATGCGACGCTTGTTGTCTTTCAAAACATTTTCCACAGTATTTAAAAGATCAAGAGCCAAAGGATCGCTGAGGGTTGCCTTCTTTTTTTGAATATTCATCAATATTCTTGTCACAAATTTATGCCATTGATTTTCAATCATAGCATCTGTGAGTTTTGGATTTGAAGAAAGAATCTTGTAAATTTTGGCAAACGTCTCTTTCTTGTGTTGTAAATCCATACCGAATTGAATCTTCGTAAAGGAGACATTTCTAGGGTCTTGTTTTGCTCCAAGTTTGTCTGAACCACTCACGATTAAATCAAAAGGAAAAAGATTGTTGTCATAGACAAAACCAAAATCATCAAATCGATGTAATTTTTTATTTTCAAACTCCAAATGTCCCTTGATGAACATATCACCTTGGACTAAGAGTCTGGCAATTTTTTCGATATGCATCGCATCGGTTTGAGAGAGATGTTTCCCGGTCATCATAGTGAAAAGCATCATTTTGTTTTGGAAATTCGTCGTATCTGAATCGATTCCCTTCAGCTCAATATTGAGATTAATACTCGCAGATTTTTCTTCTGCTACTGTAGCAAATTGTTCAAAATTTTTGAAGATAATTTGTTCAATTTTAGTACCATCACCCAACGATACGTGATTCACATGACAGGTCATCGAGAGGATTCCTCGACAATTAATATCATGATATTGAATCTGTCCTTTTTGAAGTGCGTGGGTCAATCCCGCAACTGCCTTTTGTTGCGCTTGTTCCATAAAATAATAACCTGCTCCTGCGAGTATCACCACCGTTGCGATTATTGTGATAAACACTTTAGAACTTTTTTTCCCTATGGGCATCGTTTCTCCTTTTAATTTTGACATTATGCCATATTTTCTAAAGTTTTTAAGAACACTTTTTGTATAAATTTGCCTAAAATTTAGTATAAAAACGCTAAAATAGCTCATTAGAAAATAAGGATATCTATGGGAAATATCACCAACAACAGTGTAAAGATGGAAAACGGCTATAAATTAGCAGCATTATACAACCAACAAAAAAAATCATTCATCGCCTCACAAAAACAAAAAGAACGAGAACCCGGAGCCATCAACTCCAATACCGCAAAAGTCAGTGACGCAAAAAAAGCCAAAGCCAAAGCGAAGGCAAAAAAGGCAAAAAAAGACCGTAGAAGGAATCAATAATGCCCCTCTCTCTTTGGACGTTTTTAATTGCCATTACTATCTTGACGATGACACCGGGCGTCGATACGATGATGATCTTCCGCAACACCTTAAGAGGTGGCGCTAAAGATGGGCTTGCTTCAAGTCTGGGCATCTGCTTGGGATTGTTTGTTCATGCGTTTTTATCTGCAGTGGGTATTTCTGCTATTTTACTCTACTCGCTCACCGCTTTTACCATCCTCAAAACCATCGGGGCGCTTTATCTGATATGGTTAGGATTTCACAGTCTCAAAGCCTTTTGGAATTTTAAAAAACAAAAAGACATCCAAACCGTCAAACGCGAGTTTTATTTTTGGCGCTCGTTGCGAGAGGGATTTTTATCCAACGTTCTCAATCCTAAGACTATCGTGTTTTATATGGCGTTTTTACCCCAATTTATAGCGCCCCATCACTCAGCACTCGCACAATCGATGTTTTTGGCATCTTTGCATTTTATCATCGCAACCCTCTGGCAAGGATTGTTGGTCTATACCTTGCATTCTGCCAATGGATTTATCCTCAAACCTATCGTGCGACGCAGTTTGGATTTTATCTCAGGTTCGGTCATGATTGCCTTGGGAATCAAACTCTTTTTAGCCAAAAAATAAAAACCTGCTTTCAACGCTTAGAGTATTCGCATCACAGCACTCTTTCTCTATGATAGTGCGTTTGTCCCTTATCGTATAGGAAGACGCGCTTATGGAACTCTTGGATCAAGTTGTGAAAGTTCAGCCCCTGAGGTCACTGGCATCGAGACAAAGACACTCATATCATCATCAGCCACTCGTTTTTTAGAGAGTGCGTAAAAAGTCAGAAAGATTCCCAAAAGAGAGAAAATCACGAAAATAGCCCCATGAAAATATTCCATCAAAAAGCCCATAAATGCCGGAGCCATAAACGAGCCTACACCATAAACAAATAACAGCGCACGACTGATTTCGACAATATTTTTGTTTTCGTCCACCACGTCATTGGCTCGTGCAACACCAAGAGGATAGATTGAAAACATAGCAAATCCAAATAAAAATCCCAAAATATAAATCACGAGAATATGATGCGTGGCAAATAAAAACAGTATCGAAATAATCGCAGTAAAAAATCCACATCCTGCGATTAATTTCCGTCTTCCAAATTTATCCGATAGCATACCAATGGGCCATTGCGAGAGCAAGCCTCCGAACAATGTCATGATCATAAAATATGACACCACCTCAACAGAGTGAAACAGCGTCAAAATATAAACCGGCACCATCGTAAACAATCCGCCCACAAAAATACCAGCCAAAAAACAAGCACTCAAAGCCAAAGGGACGATGGAGTAGATTTTGGGAAAACTATAATGAACAAGAGGCTCTAGTACCGGTTCTTTGATTTTCGTCAGCGCAATGGCTACCACAGAGAAGAGCACTAAAACGGACCCTGCGATAAAAACAGTCTCACTCAAGGTAATATCAAAAGATAAGAAAAATTGCCCAATGGCGGTAAATAGATAAAACACGACCGTATAAGTAGCCAAAACCATCCCTCTATCATCGGAGGTACTTTTTTCATTGAGCCAACTCTCGATGATAATCAACAATCCATAATATGCAAATCCGGCGAAAAATCGCAACACGCCCCACAATATTTCATTGGAGAAAAGCGTTTGCAATAAAAAAGTCACCACCATCACAGAAGCAAAAGCGGAGAAACTGCGAATATGTCCCACTTGTGAGATGATTTTCTGGCTAAAGATAGAAGAAGCAATCGAGCCCATAAAAAACGCTGCATTAATCATCCCAATCACAGCATTGCTGATATGTTCTCCTTTGAGATAGATACCAATATAGGTAAAAATCATACCATAGCCAAGAGCCAAGAACCCAATCGCGACAAAAAGTGAGGAAATTTGAAGCACGGAGCGCGTATTTTTTGTCATCTTTTATACTGCCTTTTTAGACTCAAAAATTTTACAGTATTGTAGCAAACTTATTGACTTTTTTATGTCATTATTTGTACTTTCTATTGAAAAAATGTCCCCGTACCAATGTGCCGTAAAAATATTCAAAACCAATAGAAAGTATGATAAATACAAAAAACACGACAATCGCTTTGGGGTCTTTGGTATAGGTATGCCCTAAGAGTGTCAACAAGGACAACACGCTCACAATAGAAGAGATCATGATGAGGATTTTATTGCCATTGATATGGCGGTAGAGTTTGTACGCACTGATATTGACCAGTGAGAAAATCAATAAAAATCCAGCACTTCCGATAATCGCAATCTCTTTGAGGTCAATGGTATTGGCAATAAAAAGACTAATCAGTGTGGTCATGATGACGCCCATCATCGGGATATCACGCTTTTGTTCATCTAATACTTGTGGTAACTCTCCTTCTTTTGCGATAATATAACCCAATCTTGCATTGCCATAAATGGTCGCATTAATCGCCGAAAACGTCGCCAACAAAGCCGCAATGGAAACCGCCACAAAACCAACATGACCCAAAGAGGGTTTCGCCGCAATAGCCAGCGCATAATCTTTGGCCGCCATCAATTCACTCTGCGAAACTGACCCCACCGTAATCACGGCAATCAAAAGGTAGAGCAAAATCACAAAAATGACTGACCCATAAAAAGCTCGGGGGAGATTGATTGTGGGATTTTTGATCTCTTCTGCGGTATTGGCTATCAACTCAAATCCCTCATAAGCCACGAAGATAATCATCCCTGCGGCAATGATAGAAAGGGGAGATTCCCAATGGCTCACAGAGAGGCGGTTCATATCCACATGAGAGGCGCCAAAAAATATAATAATCACCAATAATATAATCTTAATCGCCACGATGATTGATTCGGATTTGCTGACAAAAGTCGCATTGAGCAGATTAATCCCCGCTGGCAATAAAATCGCCAAACTGATGAACACATGGCGCAACCACGTCATACTCTCACCATCATGAACAAAAGTCAGACCATAAGAAGCAAAGGCACTCGCATAGAGTGAAATCGTCACAAGATAGCTTAGCCATAGAAACAGATTGATGCCACCTGAGAGCAGGTTGTGTTTAAAAGCATTGTCGATAAATACCACCGTACCGCCTCGATTTTGATAAGCAACGGAGAGTTTGGCATACGAATAGGAACTCAACAACGCGACCAATCCTGCAACCAAAAAAGCGACTGCAGTAGCGCCGCTAGCTAAGGAGACCGCTTCCCCTAAGACCGCAAAGATACCGCCGCCAACCATGCCACCCACACCAATAGCTATCGCACCTAATAATCCTACACTACTGTTTTTTGTACTGTTTTTTGTACTGTTTTTTGTACTGTTATTGTCTGCTTTCATAACATCCCGTTGTATCGATTTATCGCACATTATAGCGCCTTTTCCTAAATAAAAATTCTACTTTAATCTCTC
This genomic window from Sulfurospirillum sp. 1612 contains:
- the thiE gene encoding thiamine phosphate synthase — its product is MPKRLKGLYAITDERLTPENTIIDQCHEALDCGIKILQYRDKTHKDEEIEQTCATLQALCQRYEAAFIINDRPYLAQKINADGLHVGKDDMSLSKTRQIFTDGMIGVSCYGSLEMAQEAQKMGATYVAFGAFFPTPTKPDAGVFPMEVLSQAKAHLSLPVCAIGGINIQTIQSINHHQPDMLCCVSAIFAGNIKDNIQQLNQKIQRGF
- the dat gene encoding D-amino-acid transaminase — protein: MSNIVFLNGDYLEKEDAKVSIFDRGFLFGDGIYEVVPVINSKVVDKAPFFERFEGSLSKIELQSPYNREEVMEILNTLIEKNNLVEGGIYMQVTRGVAPREFFFPSDTPSTFMAFIFKKEIIHTPLAKSGVKVSSVTDIRWKRRDIKSISLLGQVLAKEEVHQKGAFEGWMIEDGFVTEGTSSSAYIVKDGVIITRPLSNLILPGIRRKILMSLTKDHDIKVEERLFTLEEALDADEAFMSSATVFVLPIIEIDGQKIGDGKPGPMATKLRELYVQAALEEANS
- a CDS encoding APC family permease — protein: MCDKSIQRDVMKADNNSTKNSTKNSTKNSSVGLLGAIAIGVGGMVGGGIFAVLGEAVSLASGATAVAFLVAGLVALLSSYSYAKLSVAYQNRGGTVVFIDNAFKHNLLSGGINLFLWLSYLVTISLYASAFASYGLTFVHDGESMTWLRHVFISLAILLPAGINLLNATFVSKSESIIVAIKIILLVIIIFFGASHVDMNRLSVSHWESPLSIIAAGMIIFVAYEGFELIANTAEEIKNPTINLPRAFYGSVIFVILLYLLIAVITVGSVSQSELMAAKDYALAIAAKPSLGHVGFVAVSIAALLATFSAINATIYGNARLGYIIAKEGELPQVLDEQKRDIPMMGVIMTTLISLFIANTIDLKEIAIIGSAGFLLIFSLVNISAYKLYRHINGNKILIMISSIVSVLSLLTLLGHTYTKDPKAIVVFFVFIILSIGFEYFYGTLVRGHFFNRKYK
- a CDS encoding MFS transporter; protein product: MTKNTRSVLQISSLFVAIGFLALGYGMIFTYIGIYLKGEHISNAVIGMINAAFFMGSIASSIFSQKIISQVGHIRSFSAFASVMVVTFLLQTLFSNEILWGVLRFFAGFAYYGLLIIIESWLNEKSTSDDRGMVLATYTVVFYLFTAIGQFFLSFDITLSETVFIAGSVLVLFSVVAIALTKIKEPVLEPLVHYSFPKIYSIVPLALSACFLAGIFVGGLFTMVPVYILTLFHSVEVVSYFMIMTLFGGLLSQWPIGMLSDKFGRRKLIAGCGFFTAIISILFLFATHHILVIYILGFLFGFAMFSIYPLGVARANDVVDENKNIVEISRALLFVYGVGSFMAPAFMGFLMEYFHGAIFVIFSLLGIFLTFYALSKKRVADDDMSVFVSMPVTSGAELSQLDPRVP
- a CDS encoding LysE family translocator; its protein translation is MPLSLWTFLIAITILTMTPGVDTMMIFRNTLRGGAKDGLASSLGICLGLFVHAFLSAVGISAILLYSLTAFTILKTIGALYLIWLGFHSLKAFWNFKKQKDIQTVKREFYFWRSLREGFLSNVLNPKTIVFYMAFLPQFIAPHHSALAQSMFLASLHFIIATLWQGLLVYTLHSANGFILKPIVRRSLDFISGSVMIALGIKLFLAKK